In one window of Leptospira fainei serovar Hurstbridge str. BUT 6 DNA:
- a CDS encoding ArsR/SmtB family transcription factor, with amino-acid sequence MQNLDATFAALADSTRRAILMRLAKGEMTVMELAKPFKMSQPAISRHLKVLEQAGLVSTTIRAQERPRRLETAPLKKATDWIEKYRQMWEKRYQALDALLVELQTIQTQGD; translated from the coding sequence ATGCAAAATCTTGACGCTACCTTTGCAGCACTCGCCGACTCCACACGTCGTGCGATCCTAATGCGCCTTGCGAAAGGCGAGATGACAGTCATGGAATTGGCCAAACCTTTCAAAATGAGCCAACCTGCAATCTCGCGACACCTCAAAGTTCTTGAGCAGGCCGGCCTCGTTTCGACAACTATCCGTGCACAAGAGCGACCGCGTCGACTCGAGACCGCGCCCCTTAAAAAAGCGACCGATTGGATTGAGAAATACCGCCAGATGTGGGAAAAGCGGTATCAAGCGCTTGATGCGCTGCTCGTAGAATTACAAACAATACAAACTCAGGGAGATTAG
- a CDS encoding SRPBCC domain-containing protein: MKTNQKQVKMELKGETEIVFTRYFSARRELVFDCHTKPELMRRWLIGPDGMMLDTCEVDLKVGGKYLFVYADAKGNRFGIYGKYREVVIPEKVTNTENYAVDMSTFNSNIAEDPNAMIEMRTFTTEGDATLMTHVCKYSSAEMRKMALETNMADGMGEFYEPLDKLLLEIA, encoded by the coding sequence ATGAAAACGAACCAAAAGCAAGTGAAGATGGAACTTAAAGGTGAAACCGAAATCGTATTCACGCGCTATTTCTCAGCGCGTCGCGAATTGGTATTCGACTGCCATACTAAGCCCGAGTTGATGCGCCGATGGCTAATAGGTCCTGATGGCATGATGCTTGATACATGCGAGGTGGATCTTAAAGTTGGGGGCAAATACCTATTCGTTTATGCGGATGCAAAGGGAAATAGGTTCGGGATTTACGGGAAATATCGAGAAGTAGTCATCCCGGAAAAAGTGACCAATACTGAGAATTATGCCGTGGATATGTCGACATTTAACTCAAATATAGCAGAGGATCCGAACGCGATGATTGAGATGCGAACCTTCACAACCGAAGGCGATGCGACGTTGATGACACACGTCTGCAAATATTCTTCAGCGGAAATGCGCAAGATGGCGCTGGAAACGAATATGGCTGATGGCATGGGGGAATTCTATGAACCGCTTGATAAACTCCTATTAGAAATCGCGTGA